The nucleotide sequence TTATTCTTTAGGTTTTAACAAAATTTTCGAAGTTTCAGCTCTTCACGGTGTTGGATTTGGCAATTTGCTAGATGCGATTGTGGAAAACTTGAAAACTGAAAAAGAAGAAGAAAACAATGAGATTGATTATAAAGTTGTTTTGCTCGGCAAACCAAATGTAGGCAAATCTTCTCTTATGAATCTTCTTATTAAGCAAGAAAGATCTATAATTTCTCCAATTCCAGGTACGACCAGAGAATCTATAAGTGAAACAATATCTTTTGATCATGCCACACTAGAAGTTACAGATACAGCTGGAATCAGAAGAAGAAAAAGTATCGATGATAATTTGGAAGAATTGATGGTAAAAAGTTCTTTTTCTTCTGTCAGAGCTGCCGATATTGTTGTTTTAGTTGTTGATGCTTCAAGTGAATTGCTTTCAAGTCAGGAATTAAATCTTCTTTTCTATGCTTATGAACAAAAAAAATGTTTATTAGTTGTTTTTAATAAAATCGATTTGTTTGAAGAATGTAACGATGGTTATAAAAAAGATCGATTAAAATATGATTTGGAAAAATACAAATTTATATTGTCAAAAATTCCTCAAGTTTGGATCTCTTGCAAAAACAATAAGGGTGTTGATAAAGTAGTTAAAGCTTTAGGAAAAATTTGGGAAAGATTGAAGCAAGAGATGGATCCAGTAGAGCTTGATGAACTTGTAAAGAACAGACTTAAGAAGAATCCAATTTATAAAAGCACAGTTTGCATAGAAGTTGTAAAAATTAGACAGCTCAAAGCAAAATTTCCAACTTTTTCTCTGAGAATAAATCGACCTAAGTTTTTTCAAGAAAGTCATTTATTATACATTGAAAATATTTTGCGTGAAAAATACGATCTTTTGGGATGTCCGGTAAAATTTATTATAAGGTAAAAATGCCGTATTTATCTATTGAAAATGTAAAACAATCTTATGGAAAAAAGAACATTTTGCGAGGTGTTTCTTTTGAAGCGAATTTAGGTCAAATAGTAGCGCTTCTTGGGCCAAATGGTGCTGGAAAAACTACTTTGCTAAAAAGCGTCATAGGTATTTTACCTGTTCAAAATTATGATGAAGCTTCTAAAACTAATGGTTTGTTTTTAAAAAATCAGCTTATAAATAGTTGGTCAATATCTAAAAGAGTTGCGAGCGGTTTAGTTTATCTTCCACAAAACAGCTCGCTTTTCGAAGATTTATCTGTTTTGGATAATCTAAAAATCGTTTATCAATATCATCCTTTTTGGAAAAATAAAGATACAAATTCCAAAAAAGTATTCAATGAAGAAATGAATAAATGGATAGCAAAATCTAATTTATCTTCTGTTTTATCGCTAAAAGCGGGTCAACTATCAGGTGGCCAAAAAAGAAAATTGGAAGTTATTAGATCTCTTTTGATGCATCCTGATGTGATAATGTTTGATGAGCCGTTTGCCGGTGTTGATCCTAAATCGATTTATGAATTAAAAACTATCTTTGTTGATCTTGCGAAAAGTGGAATTTCTATTTTAATATCTGATCACAACGTTGATCAGCTTTTATCTATTGCAAACAAAATTTATGTCATTATTGATGGTATGGTTGTTGTAAGTGGTGGAATTAAAGAGATTATGGACAATCCTTATACACAAGAGATGTATTTTGGAAAACAATTTCATACCGAGATGTCAGAAAAATTTCTAGGTTGAGTTTGTATTCAACAGATTTTCATTTTTTCAAAATTATCTTTTCTAAACAAAAATTAAAATGTTATTTTGTCAGAGCTCGTAAAAGTTAAAGTTTTAACTTTAAAAGGATAG is from Candidatus Dependentiae bacterium and encodes:
- the der gene encoding ribosome biogenesis GTPase Der, whose translation is MTYPKVVLVGRTNVGKSAIFNRISSQTKSIVFDQSGVTRDYLHEAITWDDKKFDFVDAGGFTFSKGDKKDPFADVVAQKIEDLISHASILLFVCDVKSGLTAEDQRIAKLLHKTKKTVYLVVNKTDNKNAYESNFGEFYSLGFNKIFEVSALHGVGFGNLLDAIVENLKTEKEEENNEIDYKVVLLGKPNVGKSSLMNLLIKQERSIISPIPGTTRESISETISFDHATLEVTDTAGIRRRKSIDDNLEELMVKSSFSSVRAADIVVLVVDASSELLSSQELNLLFYAYEQKKCLLVVFNKIDLFEECNDGYKKDRLKYDLEKYKFILSKIPQVWISCKNNKGVDKVVKALGKIWERLKQEMDPVELDELVKNRLKKNPIYKSTVCIEVVKIRQLKAKFPTFSLRINRPKFFQESHLLYIENILREKYDLLGCPVKFIIR